From the genome of Phoenix dactylifera cultivar Barhee BC4 chromosome 17, palm_55x_up_171113_PBpolish2nd_filt_p, whole genome shotgun sequence:
TCTCCTGTTGCATCCTTCGCTCATGAGCAAATTAATGCCTTAGTACCTGAGTGAGCAGAAACAAACATTAATGATCACCGTCTTTTTTTAATCCACTGGGCCACATCAAAAGTAGAAAATGGCGGCCAAGTAGTCTCAATCTTGATTTTGAGGATCATGTTAATAGATGCACGGTGTACAAATTAAATGTGCAATTCATACTAATGCATTCCAAATCATCTCAGCATAAAGATTCAAATTACTAATCTAATAGTATAGTGGaatgaataataaaaatatcaaataatgGCTCTTGCTTAAATACAAGAAGATGATGGTTTATCTGCCGCATAGTTTGTGAAACCCTCGTACTCTAACAATGCCAGGTTAATTTTCGAAGCCTTCGACGCTACATGTAAAAGCATCTTATGCCACAGCTCTACATATTAAGAGTGTCCCAAATTTCTCCTTCctatcttatatttattttttattttttctcctaATTTTTGACCTGGATAGACTTTTTAATTGCTTATCGATCTTCTTCTGCGTTCAACATGCGCATTACGCATGCCGAGTCTTAATAATATGATTATATGGAGAGTTATTTTAATCCACACATACCGAACATGCTTACTAATTTATGTGATGACATAGATTTACGCTCTTGTCCATCCTCTACAATTCTGATCCCAATAGGTTACACTATTTTTCAAATTCAAAAGTCAATTAAGAAAGCTGCAGTGCTAAAACAAACTCTATGCAATGAACTTTGATTTGTCCATTTCAAACGAAGGTACAAGAGGAAGTGAGGGTTTTATCATCAGGAACCCAAACTTTAGGGTGGTGGCAGTAGACGGCTGTCAGTTATTCAACACTTTGGTCTCCGGTGCGGAGTTGAGGGCTATCTGGGTAGACCTTCGACATGCGTGGCAAATGTTATCGGGTAGCTCAATCATCTTGAAGGATGACTTGGCTACGATAATTAGTTAGATCAAGAAAGGTCCGAGAAGTGCTGGCTTGGATCACCCCTTGCTTCGAAATATCTAGGTGATGGTAAGAAATGGAGGCCTTTCaagccaagcatgtatttagagagaCTAATAGGGCTGCAGATTGGATGGCTGCATACGTGGCCAGCCATCTCGAAAGTATCATGTGGGTCGGAGGGGGAGTTGCCTCGAGCACTCCgcgatcttttattttttgattttattgaatgtATTTGTATACGTGATGTTTGAAATACCTGGTTttgccaaaagaaaaaaaaaataccgtaTGGTCCTTCCCCTGCTGGTGCGGCAGTTGGCATGCATAAGGAGGCATGTATCTTGAGCCAAGTGCCGGACCATGTGCATCATCTAAGGCCACGGCATATAGGTTAGTTATCGGTCTACCACCAAGAAACAAACTCCATGCAATATACTTTAGTTCTAATTATGTAGAATAATGCTGGGTAaactgaaaaaaagaagaagaaaaggatagaTTCAATTCAAGGGACAATTTGAATTTATGCACCCTGTACTTTTTTTAACGGTACACAACAATTTATAAGTTCAATCGATGTCATGctgataaaaaattaataatacatTAATTGTCCCTTTATTTGTAGCACATTCTATAGcaagattatattgttatttaatgTACTACTTTTGTGATGACGAATCATAAAGTGCTAGTTGTTGGAAGTGATGTCAATATGTCATCTATGCTTTATCTAGTTTCAGTTCAACTCGAAAAGGAGGGCCCACATGAGACTCATTTAGGACTTAAAGGCTATTAATGCTTGAAAATattatgaaaaacagaaaactttttttttattttttatttttattttttttaataccaCGGCAATTCACACATATGGATTCAAGCTCctactttattttttattcaagaGCACAAAATATTAACAGACAACTTATTACTAGAGATTCTCTGTCCCACCTCAAAGTTCATACTAATCAAAATTttccaaaaatataaataagatGTCTCTAATTGGGAGCACCTAAAGACTTGAATCCCTAAAAGCTCCTTAAGTAGAGAAGCGGAATCCTAAAACAGGAAGGTGAAACTCTGCCGACGTACCATGAGTCCGGGGGagcacattaaaaaaaaaaaatcagaaaaaggtgcaattaatttatttaaaatcttCCTTCGGAAAATCCAGATTAAAAAATTTCCAGTGAAACTCGTTTCCCGGAGGATATTATGCTCTGCTTCagtccttctctctcccttgttTGAACTCTAATCACAGAGATTAAAGAGACGAACGGAGAGGGAGACggcaaaagaaaacaaaggaagGATGCAGCGACGGTGATATAAAGCTCCCCGTTTTCCTCTTTCCCCATtcccttttttctctctcttgttcgCCGTCGCtgttctcctttctctctcgctCGCTTGTGCTCATCACATCTCTGAGACCAGAAGAGGGAGAACCGGCttccccttgagatggatctgGGAATCCTCCTCTCGGGCTAGGGTTTCATCACCGGAGCTCCGCTGCGCGACCGCTTCTCCACCTTCTACTCCGGCTGCGACGGCGGCGGAAGGAGAATGCAGGCAATGTGGCTCGGCAGGAAGGGGAATGgggggcttcttgaacttctccGGTGATTCTGTGGCAGTCTCCTTGGGGCTCCCTTAGATTCGAgcgaagggaggagaagatgcGCGTTCTTGTGATGCTGATGCTTTTGCTCGTTCGGTTTCACTTGGGTTCTCTCGCTTTTGGTACTTTCTTGAAGCCTTTCGTCGATTTGTTTCTTGTTGCTTTGAGAGTTTGATTCTTGATGGGTTTTTTCAAGTAATGTGCTAAAACGCTGATTCTTGGGACTTCTGTGTGGATTCTAATAGATGCTTTTTATCTGTATCATCCACTGGGGTTCTCTCTCCTGGTGATGTCTTTGTTTGATTTATTTCCCTTGCTGTAAAATTTTGATTCTTGACGTGTTGTTTTATTCTAATTATTCAAGCATGTTTCCGGACTATTTTATGtgatttgtgtgtgtgtgtgtgtgtggggggggtggggggggggggggcggggcgCCGGCAAACGAGGATTCTGGGGATTGTGAGCTGACTCTGTCCGATACTGCAATGCGGAAATCGGACATATTAGGAGTGGAGGGTGCGTCTGTGAAAGAAGTTCTGTTTTCTGCAAAGAATAGTAGGTTTTTGAGAAGATACCATAATTCTGTGCTTATGGGTGAGGACTTGGTTTGGACTGTGCATGGATTGAACTAAATTGTCTCTCAAAtagattttgtttttgaaaaacaGTAGCTACTGATGTCTTTTTGGTGAATGTCTTTATTATGTTGGGGGTGGAACTTTTCAAAAACTAATTTTTAGTATTGAGAAGACTATAATGCTTTGAGAGATGGATCAATGAGGTGTTGGATCAGTTAAATACTTCTTGAGACAACAAAACTCCTGCTCTTAAGTGATGTGGTAAAATCATGATATGTTGGTTAAAGACTAGGAGGCTGATCAATCAGGTAATTAAAAGGAGGATATATTTATTCaagtaatttttatttttttaataaaaatcagCATTTCTTTTTGTGCCTCTGATTTTCTGCTTTATTTACATTCGCAATCTTTTCAAACAAACTTGTAAGTTTTGGCCATGAATTGCTTTCATATCTTGGCTTTCTGATTGGCATCGGAATTAAAATGTGGATCATCACTTATAGTCATGCTCTATCTCAAATGATACTCATCTGATCATTCAGATACTTCATTTTATAAGACATGATAGCACAAACATTACTTTCCTAGTGCTTAGATAAAACCTCTACTGCAACACTATAGTCTTACTACTGTTCTGCAAAATTTCCTTTAAGTTGCAACGATATGCACCAATAACATTACGTCCAGGAAGCATTTTTCTAAGTTATCTAGCCAGCTCTAGTTCTATTGCATCAATCTGAATCTATATCTCCATTATTTTGCATAATAGATCCTAGATAATTATAATCATAAACATCAAGCCTTATCCCAACTAATTGTGGTTAATAGGTCCTATATAATGAAACGTAGCAATAGATTCTCATATTTGGCTTTATTTCAACTACAATTGCAATTTAtgaactccttttcttttttattgcttttaaaACTCTTATCTTTGAAACCTTTCTTCTGTACATCCAATTTAGcatttaatattttcatttttcatcAATCAATGTTGTATCACCTGTAAATAACATATACGATGGTACATTTTTCTCAATGCTACCATTTAAACCATGTATACTTGACATGCAAAGATATGAATGATATGATGATCTTTGACATGAGTCCATTGTGACCAGAATACGACAGCTACACTCATGCTTGTCATTCCTCTAGCATACACGTCAGCAATAATTTCAATATATTGTTTATGCACACCTTTGTTTCTTAAGGCCCATCAAATTACCTTTCTTGATACTTTACCATAAACTTTCTTCAAATCAATAAAGACCATACGTAGATCATACAAATACTAGAACCCCAGCACATTTCAAACTTGTTATTCAGACCAAGGAAGACATCAACTACAACTCCCCTATTTCAGTACAAATACTGCATTAAGGCATAAAATATTCATCCATTGTGGTTGTGTAAGATGCTGACTTGACATTCAGTGTATGTTGAAACTGGTTGAATAGATTGCTTAATCGAACCTGTTTAGGAATGAAGATTGTATTACAGCACACTACATAGGAATGAAGATCTTATTACTGTGCACTAAATATCTTCTGGTTTTATTAAATGTTTCATTTATGGAAACATACTCTCAAGTCTCAATTTCACTTTCTTTCTTCACGCTTGTCAGCAATGATACTGCTCAGTTGTGTTGCATCTTCTGATGTACAAACGCATATGCTTGCATTCATAATTCATGATCATTTTCTAACTTTGTCGAGATACTGTTCAGGAACAAGGACATTAAGTCCAGCTTCAAATCCGTCCAGCCCACCTGAAATGTGGACCATAGCACCCTCACTTTTGGGACCAACGCATGCTCCATTCCATGCAAAATATCATGGTAGTCGATGTATTCATTACTGTagagctttctttctttcttttgttcttttttggaatctaatcaatttttttcttgcaGGCCCCATTCGCAGTCCACATGTGTGGAAACATCAGCCAAGAATACCTAATGTGGTTTCACCAAGCTCATTTGTGCCACCTCAAAGCCAAGGTTTGTGATTTTAAATTCATGTGTGTTGATTAAAACGTTACATAATGTGAGATTCTTATGCATTTCATATATATAGTATAACTTGACAATTTATCAGATAAGTGGGAATGCTGCTGCTATTATATTCATGTTCATCAGTTTTTATTTGGTGTCTAATCTTTAACATTCCCATTAttgttcattatttttttttaatcttcagAATGTGATGGAATTTCCTGTTCTGAACCACTCACTTCCACACCAATTGGGTCTCCATGTGGTTGTGTATTTCCTATACGAGTAGTTCTTGATCTAAGAATAGCTCCATATCTATTATTTACGCATATAGCAGAACTCGAAGTTGAGGTTGCAGCTGGCACATTTTTGAAACAAAGCCAGGTGAAAATCATGGCCGCCCTTGGTAGTAGCCAGGATCAGCAAAAAACCAGAGTTACTATATACTTGGTGCCTCTTGGGGAGAATTTTGACCATATGACCGCtctattaatttatgagaggttTTGGCAGAAGAAGGTGCCAATAAACATGCCCATTTTTGGCAATTATGAAGTGATTGATGTCAACTATCCAGGTAATATCACACCTCATTTCTTTCTGTCTGCTGCCAACCATATGCATCTTTTGTAATTCGTGTGTGCAAACACCATCACAGGATTTCCCTCCTCTCCACCATTTGTGGTTGGTGGATCCACAGGGTTCGGCCTTGGTGACACCGGACGTCATCAACATCCTTTTACAGCAGATGTTCCCACTGGGGGGACACAAAAATTGAGTGCTGGAATCATCGCTGTGATTGTTGTTGCATCTGTAACAATTGTCTTGGGATGCTTTATAACAATCCTTTTTTACTGCAAAGTGATCAAACTCAGTAAACCAGTTCCTGCTGAGGGCCCTACAAATTCCCTGTCAGTCGCTAAAAGATCtggtaagataatttttaggcTTACTTGACTTCCATTAACATTATGGTTGTTTTCACTGTTAGATACCCTTGCTTCATGAAAATACAATGCTACCATTGGATACTTTTTAAACAAGCTTGGAAGACATGCTCATGTTATTATAACTAGGTTTGGTGAAAAAAAGTAGATTGTGCCGTTACTTGAATATTATGTTTGCAGATTTGGCATCATATTGACATCTGGTATATGACTAGGATAGCACTTACAACCTGAAAAGTTTGTATGGGAAAATATGGCTGGGGCCCGGGGCTTGGGGCCTGATCGGGATGTATGTGGTTtagttacacacacacacacaaaatcaATGTAGACAatgattccttttcttttcctcaccCTCTCTCTCTTGTGGGGTGGTGGGAAGGAAGAAAACATGTTTGATGTTATCACCTAGGTTCAAAATGCAATTTTTGCCAATGCTCATTGTATTTCATTATGAATTGCACCCACAAGGACAATAACCCATGTACGTATGACAATGCACCTGGAGTCTAGTTCTTAGAAATTTCCTAAAACAGCTTGCTACCTCTAGGTGAAAACAGCTTATTCCAGTTATTACAGGAGCTTTATATCTAACTAGATAAATGAAACTGCCTTCTTCCAGCTTTATGGTAAGCGGCTATCAAGTTGGGTTTCAGCAAAGAGCAcccaaaaaaaagggaataaaTCCAGTTAGTTAAATCAGTTTCCATATAGATTTCTGTTGATGTAATTATGATATCTGAGCCTAATTATTACAGGTAATCAAGCGCTTTTGAGAGCTTAGATTTTTTCATGTGCACAATTTCATATGTTCACAATTTTGCCAACTTGTGTAATCAGTGGCTGGTTTCCTGCAAATAAATTGACGAGTCTCACAGAGGCAGAATTTCAAGAAAATCAATGCTAATATATAATTTACAATGATAGGTTTCTGGTCTCCCAACGGCCAACTGGCCAATTGGACTAACacaattttgttttttgattgttGTGGAATTACATCAGCCCTAAATAGGAGTGCTTGGAGAATATGGACCTGTAAGGCCGATCTCCATACTGGAATTGCGTCTGCTTTAGTTCTCATTGCTTGTCTGAACCACAACATTTTTTTGTCATGTACTTACATATGTTATGGTTCATATGtttgatattattataataacctTTTGATGCATTGTCTTTCTTTTATGATGCAGGTATCAAGTTCATGACATCAAACAGCTTGGCAGGCTCGTCGTCGGTGTTATGTGTTTCCAGAAGGGCTAATCACACACCATCAGTGAAGACATTTTCACTGGTGGAACTTGAGAAGGCCACATATGAGTTCAGCTCTAAGAGAATTCTAGGTGAAGGTGGGTTTGGACGTGTTTACCATGGGATCATGGAGGACGGAAGTGAGGTTGCTATTAAGTTGCTTACAAGGGGGGACCAAAATGGTGACTGTGAGTTCATTGCAGAAGTAGAGATGCTTAGCAGACTGTATCACCGTAATCTTGTCAAACTGATTGGCATATGCATTGAAGGGAACAGACGATGTCTGGTTTATGAGCTTGTTCGCAATGGAAGTGTTGAGTCCCATCTGCATGGTACATTTCTGAGATTGTTGCTTTTCATTACGTAGTCATGGCATTTTCATGCATCCCTCAGTTCTGAAAAAGGTTTCACTTTTAGCAATATGAGTACATTCTTGGTTTTTTGTGTCTCATTAgatcttgaattggttccaacaAATGTCTCATGCTGGATCTCGTACAGTTCTCTGTTGAAAGAACTGTGATAGCtatcatcaacatttttttaTTACCCTTTTTTACAAATTCAGCTGCCTGATTTGTGTAATCTGTTGTTACTTGTGTAAATTCATATGACACACTTGAGATATTCTTTATGGATGTTTGTTGATCATTGATTATGCTAATTGTATTTGAAACAAACTATTTACAAACTGTTTTGTAATCCACAACTCTCACTAGTCAGTCGTTTATAGATAAAATTAAACATTATTATCtaattgaaattacttttttgctGCTGATCTGACGGATGCTCCCCCTTCCTTTCTTGTCAATCTTTTGCTTGTTTTGGTGTACACTATCAGATGCATATAACaagttttatattaaaaaattattttcttgaaattttcatCATGTGT
Proteins encoded in this window:
- the LOC103711866 gene encoding receptor-like serine/threonine-protein kinase ALE2 isoform X1, coding for MRVLVMLMLLLVRFHLGSLAFGTRTLSPASNPSSPPEMWTIAPSLLGPTHAPFHAKYHGPIRSPHVWKHQPRIPNVVSPSSFVPPQSQECDGISCSEPLTSTPIGSPCGCVFPIRVVLDLRIAPYLLFTHIAELEVEVAAGTFLKQSQVKIMAALGSSQDQQKTRVTIYLVPLGENFDHMTALLIYERFWQKKVPINMPIFGNYEVIDVNYPGFPSSPPFVVGGSTGFGLGDTGRHQHPFTADVPTGGTQKLSAGIIAVIVVASVTIVLGCFITILFYCKVIKLSKPVPAEGPTNSLSVAKRSGIKFMTSNSLAGSSSVLCVSRRANHTPSVKTFSLVELEKATYEFSSKRILGEGGFGRVYHGIMEDGSEVAIKLLTRGDQNGDCEFIAEVEMLSRLYHRNLVKLIGICIEGNRRCLVYELVRNGSVESHLHGADRKKGPLDWDARIKIALGAARGLAYLHEDSNPCVIHRDFKASNILLEEDYTPKVTDFGLAREASEGGNHISTRVVGTFGYVAPEYAMTGHLTVKSDVYSYGIVLLELLSGREPVYVSESQMPVSLVTWARPLLTSREGLEQLIDPSLHGNSNFNDVASVAAIASKCIRIEPSQRPFMGEVVQALKLVYKGMDETCEDSQSQRGSSSCRDYGYMGDVGPEYSWWRNGCSPNLAYDYGHTSPFMTMECSLDSMDEKQRPHSTSSLTVEYMSGHNRSGPLRTKRKRTSLYGLRGSTSEVGHLSWHLGIDGHYVSSL
- the LOC103711866 gene encoding receptor-like serine/threonine-protein kinase ALE2 isoform X2; its protein translation is MRVLVMLMLLLVRFHLGSLAFGTRTLSPASNPSSPPEMWTIAPSLLGPTHAPFHAKYHGPIRSPHVWKHQPRIPNVVSPSSFVPPQSQELEVEVAAGTFLKQSQVKIMAALGSSQDQQKTRVTIYLVPLGENFDHMTALLIYERFWQKKVPINMPIFGNYEVIDVNYPGFPSSPPFVVGGSTGFGLGDTGRHQHPFTADVPTGGTQKLSAGIIAVIVVASVTIVLGCFITILFYCKVIKLSKPVPAEGPTNSLSVAKRSGIKFMTSNSLAGSSSVLCVSRRANHTPSVKTFSLVELEKATYEFSSKRILGEGGFGRVYHGIMEDGSEVAIKLLTRGDQNGDCEFIAEVEMLSRLYHRNLVKLIGICIEGNRRCLVYELVRNGSVESHLHGADRKKGPLDWDARIKIALGAARGLAYLHEDSNPCVIHRDFKASNILLEEDYTPKVTDFGLAREASEGGNHISTRVVGTFGYVAPEYAMTGHLTVKSDVYSYGIVLLELLSGREPVYVSESQMPVSLVTWARPLLTSREGLEQLIDPSLHGNSNFNDVASVAAIASKCIRIEPSQRPFMGEVVQALKLVYKGMDETCEDSQSQRGSSSCRDYGYMGDVGPEYSWWRNGCSPNLAYDYGHTSPFMTMECSLDSMDEKQRPHSTSSLTVEYMSGHNRSGPLRTKRKRTSLYGLRGSTSEVGHLSWHLGIDGHYVSSL